The genomic region GCGGGGAGGCAGTCTCGTGTTTGCCAGAAGGTTCCTCGTTTGGCTCGTAGCCGCAAGCGTCGCGATCGTTCCTTTGGGGGCGACGGCCGATCCGGGCGAGGGGGACGCTCCCGACGACTGGACGCAGGCGCTGCCGATCGGGGACGGGCACCACGAGGGAACGGTGGGGGACGGGGACGAGGCGGACTGGTACGCGCTCGATCACGCCGGCTCGCCGGGCGTGTGGCTTGCCGTGTCCGCGCCGCGCGACGGCCCGCACCTTCACGCGGTCGTGCTAAGCGGCAGCGGGAAACTGCTTGCCGACTGGCACGTCTCGCCCCAGGATTCCGCCTTCCCGTGGGCCGGCGTGAACGGCCGCTTCTCGGACCTCTCGACGGGGCGCGTCCTCGTGGGCGTCGTGCTCGTGGACGTTGGCGCACCCGTTGCACCGTACCACCTCGAGGCGCACGTCGACCCGCCGTTTGCGTGCGAGGACGGCGACGTGTTTGACCGGCCCGGCGACGCGGCAAGCGCGCACGACGTGGAGGCCGGCGGGTACGGCGGGCACGTGGGCTGCCCGGGCGACGCGGCCGACTGGTTCCGCGTCGAGCCGCCGCCGGGTTGGCGCGTTCGCGCCCACTACGGCCTTCCCGACAACGGTCCGCACGCGCACGTCCGCATGGAGTCCGACGACGGCGCGCACTCGCAGGAGATCCACGTCGTTCCGCAAGGCGGCGCAGGCGGCGTGGGGGGCAGCCTCGACGCGTGGTTCGACGGTGCGGTACGCTTTGGCGTCCTGCTGCTCGAGGGGGGCTCCTGGAACGGCGAGCCCTTCGGATACGGCGTCGGCTTCGAGTTCTTGCCGCCTCCCGACGTGGCGGTGACGGGTCTGCGCGTCGAAAACGTTCCCACGCTTACGACCGACGGCGTCAGTCTGCATTCGGGCATGCATCGCCGCGTCTTCGTGGACGTGACGAACTTCGGGCAGTGGCTTGCGCCCGAGGTCCGGCTCGTCGTGACCGCGACGACCGTCTCCGATCGGGTTTCGCGCGTCGTGGCCGAGTACACGATGGGCGTGGACTTCGGACGGACGGCGACGCTCGAGGCGTCTTGGAACGCGGGCGGGCAGGTTGGCGACGTCGAGCTTCGCGCCACGATCGAAGCGCCCAACGATCCCGAGCCGTGGAACGACGAACGCACGCTTCGCCACTACGCCATCGTCGGCGGAACCCAGCGCGGATACACGATCGCGCCGCACTACCCGTTCGCCTGCGCAGGCGACCCGCAGGGTAAGGACCCCGCCGCGTGCGCCATTGCCACCACCGACCTGCGGTTCGTGATGGCGGGCCTGTTCGCGTCGGCGCTTGGCCGATGGGCCGGCGCCTTCGTGGCGGCCGACACCGTGGAGCCGGGCGCGTTTGCGGGCGCGTGCGCCGGGCAAGGTCCGCCCTTTGCCCAGGGGCCGGCGACCTGCGGGTTTGGGGCCGCGTGGCAGGGCCGCGCCGGCATCGTGGCCGTCGACGTGACGGCGGAGAGCTTCCGGGGCGCGTTTGTGGCCGCGGACGCAAACGAAGGCGCCGCGGGCGCCGGCGTCTGCACGAACGACGCACCGTGGCCCGAACCCGACGAGTGCACGGTCGTCTGCGCGCACCGCGAGGAGCCGTTCCTGCGCGAGGGCTGGGAAGCGTGCCCGCAGCCGATCGGACCGGGCTAACGAGGCGGGCTACGCGAGCGCCTTCTTCGCCGTCGTCACGTCGTCCACGCTGAAGACCACAAGCGGCGTTCCGTCTTGCAACGCAAGGTACGTAGCTTCGATGTTGACGCCCGCGTCTCCAAGCCGCGAGGCCACGCGCCCCACGAAGCCCGGCTCGTCGGCGGCCGGGACGGCGACGACGTCGCGCGAGCGCCACTTCCACGATTGCCGCTTGAGGAAGCTCTCGACGGAGGCGGCGTCCGAGGCGACGAAGTGCACCTCCGATCCGGCGCCGCGCGCGTAGCCCAGAAAGCCGCTCAGGTTGAGGCCCGCGCTCCCCATGGCGCTTGCCACGTCGGCAAGCGACCCGGGACTGTCGGGAAGCGTGATCGTGAACTCGCGCAGCACGTGGACCATGGTGTCCCCCGGCCCGTACGGCGCGGACCGCTCTTGGCCGTTTCGGCCCTCGCGCCGCCGGGCCTGAGGGACCGCTAGCTCACCACGGCCATCGAGTAGGCGCCCGCGCCGCTGAACACGTACACGTGGATGTACCAGCGTCCGCCCTGAGCGGCGTCGGTCGTCGAAAGCGTGGCCGACACGCGGTCGCACTGTCCGGAGCCGTTTACGGAGGAGGCCTTCAGCGTGCCGGGTCCTTGGACGAGGAGGAGTTGCGTGCTCGTCGCAAAGTACAGGCGCACGTCGGGATCCCACGAGGACGTGGGGCACACGTTCACGTCCAACCGCGCCGAAAGCGAGCCCGGGGGAACGTTCACGGCGTACCAGTCCGCTCCGTCGTTTCCGTCCATCTGGCCCGTGCAGTTGCGCGGCGGAACGATCGTCCAGGCGAACTCCCACGAATTGCCCGCGTCAAAGCCGCTTGCGCAGGCGTCGGACGACGCCGCCTGCGCAGGCGCGGGAACGAACAGGGCGGTCACGAGCAGCACTCCTAGCCAACGACGCATCGTCATTGCAAAGCCACCGCGCGTCGGGCGGCGGGAGCGGCCTTACGGTTTTGCGCCAATTGGTTGCACGGCAGACCCCTTTTTTACTGCGCAGTTGCGCAGTAATCTTGCAGGCGTCCGCCTATTTCAACCAATGCCCACTTCCGTTCAGCGAAGTATTATAAGATACAATCTCTACATGGTTGCCGCGTGATTCTGCGGGACCTCCATACGAACCTTCCGCCGCTTGAGCTCTACCGGCGGGTCTCCGAAGGCTCCGAAACGTCGTTCCTTCTGCAGAGCGCAGAAGGCCCACGGCGCCTTGCGCGCTTCTCCATGCTGGGCTTCGACCCGCGCGCGCTCGTGCGCCTGCGCGAGGGCCGCTGCGACGTCGAGGACGCCTCGCGCACGTCGTCCTCCGAGGACACGCTTGCCGCCGCCGTGCGCGTCCTCCTTGCGCGCCACCGCCCGCACGTTCCCGAGGTGCGCTACCTCGGCGGGCTCGTGGGCTACTTCGCCTACGAGTACGCGGCGAGCCTCGAGAAGATCCCCCGGCGTTCCCTCTCGGACGGGTTCGCCGACGCCGAGCTTGGCCTCTACCTCGACGGGGTCGTGTTCGACCACGCGGAGGGCCGCGCCTTCTACTTCTCGCACGGCGAGGACCGCTTCGAGGAGGTGTGCCGCCGCGCGGCGCGTCCCGCCGCCGCGCACCCCGCGCCGCGCCTTGCCTCCCCGCTCTCCCGCTTCCCGGAGCGCGCGACCTTCGAGAAGGCCGTCGAGCGCGCGCAGGATCACATCCGCGCGGGGGACATCTTCCAGGCCGTCGTCTCGAAGCGCACGACCGCGCGCGTCGAAGGCGACCTCCTCGACGTGTACGCGAAGCTCGTCGCCCGCAACCCGTCGCCGTACATGTACGTTCTTCGCTACGGCGACCGGTGGATCGTGGGCGGAAGCCCCGAGATGCTCGTTCGCGTGCAGGACGGCGTCGTGGAGACGTTCCCCATCGCCGGCACGCGCCCGTTTGGGGCCGACCCGCGCGAGAACGATCGGCTGGCCTCCGAGCTTGCCGCCGACGAGAAGG from Candidatus Thermoplasmatota archaeon harbors:
- a CDS encoding anthranilate synthase component I family protein; the protein is MILRDLHTNLPPLELYRRVSEGSETSFLLQSAEGPRRLARFSMLGFDPRALVRLREGRCDVEDASRTSSSEDTLAAAVRVLLARHRPHVPEVRYLGGLVGYFAYEYAASLEKIPRRSLSDGFADAELGLYLDGVVFDHAEGRAFYFSHGEDRFEEVCRRAARPAAAHPAPRLASPLSRFPERATFEKAVERAQDHIRAGDIFQAVVSKRTTARVEGDLLDVYAKLVARNPSPYMYVLRYGDRWIVGGSPEMLVRVQDGVVETFPIAGTRPFGADPRENDRLASELAADEKERAEHAMLVDLARNDVGRVAQFGSVEVAESMRIERYSHVQHLVSRVRGKLRAGLDGMDAFDALFPAGTVTGAPKVRAMEILHALEASARGPYAGAVGYFSFNGSVDSAITLRTLVARGGQASVQAGAGVVADSVPEREWEETEAKARALVSILEGA